In Quercus robur chromosome 10, dhQueRobu3.1, whole genome shotgun sequence, a genomic segment contains:
- the LOC126702823 gene encoding uncharacterized protein LOC126702823: MSSNLERFLQCVTPTVSSRLLPQSCFNDLNSLWQPPGKERIEYFTLGDLWDCYDEWSAYGAGTPVLLNGGESVMQYYVPYLSAIQIYTNKSAGTSRTRKEDSDVAEFESDSWSDDSGSDNLSRSLSNNSSRTWDAISEDSSFDQEGSWPMRDRLGCLYLQYFEMASPYWRVPLMDKITELAQNYTALMTLKSVDLSPASWMAVAWYPIYHIPNRENVKDLSACFLTYHTLSSSFQDNAVENTNTNIGNGTCHPESLRIVEEECKEESKDGISLPPFGLATYKLQGDVWIKPHTSDYERMIHLYSASESWLKQLGVHHHDFNFFTFHSTM, translated from the exons ATGTCTTCAAATCTGGAGCGTTTTCTTCAATGTGTGACTCCCACTGTTTCTTCTCGACTCCTTCCTCag AGCTGCTTTAATGATCTAAATAGCCTCTGGCAACCACCTGGCAAAGAGAGAATTGAATATTTCACATTAGGAGATCTCTGGGACTGCTATGATGAATGGAGTGCATATGGTGCTGGCACCCCAGTACTGTTGAATGGCGGTGAAAGTGTTATGCAATACTATGTTCCTTATCTATCTGCCATTCAGATATACACTAACAAATCAGCTGGCACTTCCAG GACTCGTAAAGAGGATAGTGATGTGGCAGAATTTGAAAGCGATTCTTGGAGTGATGATAGCGGGAGTGATAACCTATCAAGGTCGCTAAGCAACAACTCTAGCAGGACTTGGGATGCTATTTCGGAGGATTCAAGCTTCGACCAGGAGGGTTCATGGCCAATGAGGGATAGGCTTGGCTGCCTTTACTTACAGTATTTTGAGATGGCTTCTCCTTACTGGAGGGTGCCACTCATGGACAAG ATAACTGAATTGGCTCAGAATTATACGGCACTAATGACACTCAAGAGTGTGGATCTTTCCCCAGCGAGTTGGATGGCTGTTGCTTG GTATCCTATTTATCACATTCCAAATCGGGAAAATGTAAAGGACTTGTCGGCATGTTTCCTCACATACCATACATTGTCCTCAAGTTTCCAAG ACAACGCAGTGGAGAATACTAACACCAACATTGGAAATGGTACGTGCCATCCTGAATCCTTGAGAATTGTAGAAGAGGAATGCAAGGAAGAAAGCAAAGATGGAATTTCCCTTCCTCCCTTTGGGCTTGCTACTTACAAGTTGCAAGGAGATGTTTGGATAAAGCCACATACATCTGATTATGAAAGGATGATCCATCTTTACAGTGCTTCAGAATCCTGGTTGAAGCAGCTTGGCGTCCACCACCATGACTTCAACTTCTTTACTTTCCACTCGACCATGTAa
- the LOC126703001 gene encoding uncharacterized protein LOC126703001 isoform X2 → MMVLFLWLMVFVVGFAVGALTILGAEAVGVYVFINRLNKKNLKKQAQISQHSSHDLDLLQSLHFASNKKGAVWVLESEKVSKNLLDKGPKEQKRKKDFLEVSPVKKHAKIKDRKLILVESDGSQIAIELKGCIVEAVSATSLSSRKWAKRFPIKLESKSSVIYNGSKTLYFYLETSWEKESWCKALRLASCDKKERLDWFSKLQKDFHNYLTNINAEYPSFMKPSIGFSSETVDRTNRPDGTSSKVRLFLKKIAKKTRVGQENKSTLSSLSGHVERRESEKIRLFQETVSATGLVNGAPSVKGSNSEENMVESSSLSTISDSGSQRNISVISDVDSDDKFCNDEGTLCWNLLISRFFFDLKSNSEMKRSIQSRVQRTLSNMRTPSYIGDVICTDIDLGNLPPHIHGMRILPMDMNEVWMLEVDIEYSGGAVLDIETRLEVHELDLQKGVVDSDTGSGSVGDVSSDLLEGFEYFGKQLNLSEGTVDERKEEDGLKSGKSTVPASTQGSRWKSILSAIARQVSQVPLSLTIRVTSLRGTLRLHIKPPPSDQLWYAFTCMPNIDFNLESSVGEHKITNGHIALFLVNRLKAAIKESLVLPNSESVCMPWMISEKDDWVPRKVAPFLWLNQEVNNGPTTVRESISSHPSEGKTKTEASKGTSSDPEKPFKN, encoded by the exons atgaTGGTGCTGTTTCTATGGTTGATGGTGTTCGTTGTTGGGTTTGCGGTTGGGGCGCTGACCATTTTGGGCGCAGAAGCAGTTGGAGTGTATGTCTTCATAAACCGTTTGAATAAGAAGAACCTTAAAAAACAAGCTCAGATATCACAACACTCATCCCACGACCTTGATCTCCTCCAATCTCTCCATTTCGCTTCTAACAAAAAG GGAGCAGTATGGGTTCTGGAATCAGAAAAGGTTTCAAAAAATTTGCTGGACAaaggaccaaaggagcaaaagagaaagaaagatttCTTGGAGGTTTCCCCTGTTAAAAAGCACGCAAAAATCAAGGACCGAAAACTTATTCTGGTTGAATCGGATGGTTCCCAAATTGCTATTGAGCTTAAGGGATGCATAGTTGAAGCTGTTTCAGCAACAAGCTTATCTTCAAGAAAATG GGCCAAAAGGTTTCCCATAAAATTGGAAAGCAAGAGCTCAGTAATTTACAATGGAAGTAAAACTTTGTACTTTTATCTTGAGACTTCTTGGGAAAAGGAATCATGGTGTAAGGCCCTCCGTCTAGCTTCATGTGACAAGAAAGAAAGACTTGATTGGTTTTCCAAGTTGCAGAAGGACTTTCATAATTACTTAACAAACATAAATGCAGAATATCCTTCATTTATGAAACCCTCGATAGGGTTCTCTTCTGAGACAGTAGATCGGACAAATAGGCCTGATGGAACTTCCTCAAAGGTTAGGctatttttgaagaaaattgcaAAGAAGACTCGGGTTGGTCAAGAAAATAAGTCAACTTTGTCTTCATTATCAGGCCATGTAGAGAGAAGGGAAAGTGAGAAAATTCGTCTGTTCCAAGAGACAGTATCAGCCACTGGCTTGGTGAATGGTGCTCCATCAGTAAAGGGATCTAATAGTGAAGAAAATATGGTTgaatcatcatcattatcaacaATTTCAGATTCTGGAAGCCAAAGAAATATTTCTGTCATCTCTGACGTAGATTCTGATGACAAGTTTTGTAATGATGAGGGCACACTCTGTTGGAATTTGTTAATTTCACGGTTCttttttgatttgaaaagcAATTCAGAGATGAAAAGATCCATACAATCACGGGTTCAG AGAACACTTTCCAATATGAGAACCCCCAGTTACATAGGTGATGTCATCTGCACTGACATTGATCTTGGGAATCTCCCACCTCATATTCATGGCATGAGGATTCTTCCAATGGACATGAATGAGGTATGGATGTTAGAAGTTGACATTGAATACTCTGGTGGCGCAGTATTAGACATTGAAACAAGACTTGAAGTCCATGAATTAGATTTACAGAAGGGCGTAGTGGATTCAGATACAGGATCAGGCTCTGTTGGGGATGTGTCATCAGATCTTCTTGAAGGTTTCGAGTATTTTGGAAAGCAGTTGAATCTTTCTGAAGGAACAGTGGATGAGCGAAAGGAGGAAG aTGGATTAAAAAGCGGCAAGAGCACTGTACCAGCATCAACTCAAGGTTCCAGGTGGAAGTCTATTCTGAGTGCTATTGCTAGACAGGTTTCACAG GTGCCTCTCTCTTTGACCATAAGGGTAACATCCCTACGAGGAACGCTGCGGTTACATATAAAGCCACCTCCTTCTGATCAGCTATGGTATGCTTTTACATGTATGCCTAATATAGATTTTAACCTGGAGTCTTCTGTAGGAGAACACAAGATAACAAATGGCCATATTGCTTTATTCTTGGTCAATCGGCTAAAG GCAGCAATTAAGGAAAGCCTAGTGCTTCCAAACAGTGAAAGTGTATGCATGCCCTGGATGATATCAGAAAAGGACGACTGGGTACCAAGGAAGGTTGCTCCATTCTTATGGCTTAACCAAGAAGTGAATAATGGCCCCACCACCGTGCGTGAATCAATCAGCTCCCACCCCAGTGAAGGAAAAACCAAGACTGAAGCTAGCAAGGGAACCTCTAGTGATCCCGAAA AACCCTTCAAGAATTGA
- the LOC126703001 gene encoding uncharacterized protein LOC126703001 isoform X1 translates to MMVLFLWLMVFVVGFAVGALTILGAEAVGVYVFINRLNKKNLKKQAQISQHSSHDLDLLQSLHFASNKKGAVWVLESEKVSKNLLDKGPKEQKRKKDFLEVSPVKKHAKIKDRKLILVESDGSQIAIELKGCIVEAVSATSLSSRKWAKRFPIKLESKSSVIYNGSKTLYFYLETSWEKESWCKALRLASCDKKERLDWFSKLQKDFHNYLTNINAEYPSFMKPSIGFSSETVDRTNRPDGTSSKVRLFLKKIAKKTRVGQENKSTLSSLSGHVERRESEKIRLFQETVSATGLVNGAPSVKGSNSEENMVESSSLSTISDSGSQRNISVISDVDSDDKFCNDEGTLCWNLLISRFFFDLKSNSEMKRSIQSRVQRTLSNMRTPSYIGDVICTDIDLGNLPPHIHGMRILPMDMNEVWMLEVDIEYSGGAVLDIETRLEVHELDLQKGVVDSDTGSGSVGDVSSDLLEGFEYFGKQLNLSEGTVDERKEEDGLKSGKSTVPASTQGSRWKSILSAIARQVSQVPLSLTIRVTSLRGTLRLHIKPPPSDQLWYAFTCMPNIDFNLESSVGEHKITNGHIALFLVNRLKAAIKESLVLPNSESVCMPWMISEKDDWVPRKVAPFLWLNQEVNNGPTTVRESISSHPSEGKTKTEASKGTSSDPESKHQKPKSPTSTSESSNGLAISTSSTNLLSHSRTLQELSTPLLGNDEPQESCKQAEESPSSSMILFEKQDSTTDDDDLKPRRMGRRARMFDLGKKVGEKFEEKRRHIEEKGRHIVEKMRGP, encoded by the exons atgaTGGTGCTGTTTCTATGGTTGATGGTGTTCGTTGTTGGGTTTGCGGTTGGGGCGCTGACCATTTTGGGCGCAGAAGCAGTTGGAGTGTATGTCTTCATAAACCGTTTGAATAAGAAGAACCTTAAAAAACAAGCTCAGATATCACAACACTCATCCCACGACCTTGATCTCCTCCAATCTCTCCATTTCGCTTCTAACAAAAAG GGAGCAGTATGGGTTCTGGAATCAGAAAAGGTTTCAAAAAATTTGCTGGACAaaggaccaaaggagcaaaagagaaagaaagatttCTTGGAGGTTTCCCCTGTTAAAAAGCACGCAAAAATCAAGGACCGAAAACTTATTCTGGTTGAATCGGATGGTTCCCAAATTGCTATTGAGCTTAAGGGATGCATAGTTGAAGCTGTTTCAGCAACAAGCTTATCTTCAAGAAAATG GGCCAAAAGGTTTCCCATAAAATTGGAAAGCAAGAGCTCAGTAATTTACAATGGAAGTAAAACTTTGTACTTTTATCTTGAGACTTCTTGGGAAAAGGAATCATGGTGTAAGGCCCTCCGTCTAGCTTCATGTGACAAGAAAGAAAGACTTGATTGGTTTTCCAAGTTGCAGAAGGACTTTCATAATTACTTAACAAACATAAATGCAGAATATCCTTCATTTATGAAACCCTCGATAGGGTTCTCTTCTGAGACAGTAGATCGGACAAATAGGCCTGATGGAACTTCCTCAAAGGTTAGGctatttttgaagaaaattgcaAAGAAGACTCGGGTTGGTCAAGAAAATAAGTCAACTTTGTCTTCATTATCAGGCCATGTAGAGAGAAGGGAAAGTGAGAAAATTCGTCTGTTCCAAGAGACAGTATCAGCCACTGGCTTGGTGAATGGTGCTCCATCAGTAAAGGGATCTAATAGTGAAGAAAATATGGTTgaatcatcatcattatcaacaATTTCAGATTCTGGAAGCCAAAGAAATATTTCTGTCATCTCTGACGTAGATTCTGATGACAAGTTTTGTAATGATGAGGGCACACTCTGTTGGAATTTGTTAATTTCACGGTTCttttttgatttgaaaagcAATTCAGAGATGAAAAGATCCATACAATCACGGGTTCAG AGAACACTTTCCAATATGAGAACCCCCAGTTACATAGGTGATGTCATCTGCACTGACATTGATCTTGGGAATCTCCCACCTCATATTCATGGCATGAGGATTCTTCCAATGGACATGAATGAGGTATGGATGTTAGAAGTTGACATTGAATACTCTGGTGGCGCAGTATTAGACATTGAAACAAGACTTGAAGTCCATGAATTAGATTTACAGAAGGGCGTAGTGGATTCAGATACAGGATCAGGCTCTGTTGGGGATGTGTCATCAGATCTTCTTGAAGGTTTCGAGTATTTTGGAAAGCAGTTGAATCTTTCTGAAGGAACAGTGGATGAGCGAAAGGAGGAAG aTGGATTAAAAAGCGGCAAGAGCACTGTACCAGCATCAACTCAAGGTTCCAGGTGGAAGTCTATTCTGAGTGCTATTGCTAGACAGGTTTCACAG GTGCCTCTCTCTTTGACCATAAGGGTAACATCCCTACGAGGAACGCTGCGGTTACATATAAAGCCACCTCCTTCTGATCAGCTATGGTATGCTTTTACATGTATGCCTAATATAGATTTTAACCTGGAGTCTTCTGTAGGAGAACACAAGATAACAAATGGCCATATTGCTTTATTCTTGGTCAATCGGCTAAAG GCAGCAATTAAGGAAAGCCTAGTGCTTCCAAACAGTGAAAGTGTATGCATGCCCTGGATGATATCAGAAAAGGACGACTGGGTACCAAGGAAGGTTGCTCCATTCTTATGGCTTAACCAAGAAGTGAATAATGGCCCCACCACCGTGCGTGAATCAATCAGCTCCCACCCCAGTGAAGGAAAAACCAAGACTGAAGCTAGCAAGGGAACCTCTAGTGATCCCGAAAGTAAGCATCAAAAACCCAAGAGTCCTACATCCACCAGTGAATCCTCTAATGGATTAGCAATTTCGACAAGTTCCACTAATTTGTTATCACATAGCAGAACCCTTCAAGAATTGAGCACCCCTTTGCTGGGAAATGATGAACCACAAGAGAGTTGCAAGCAGGCAGAGGAATCACCATCTAGCTCTAtgattttatttgagaaacaggACAGTACtactgatgatgatgatttgaAGCCAAGGAGAATGGGGAGAAGAGCAAGGATGTTTGATTTAGGGAAGAAGGTGGGTGAGAAATTTGAGGAAAAGAGGCGTCACATTGAAGAAAAGGGCAGGCACATTGTTGAGAAGATGCGAGGACCATGA